From the genome of Miscanthus floridulus cultivar M001 chromosome 10, ASM1932011v1, whole genome shotgun sequence, one region includes:
- the LOC136488173 gene encoding uncharacterized protein — protein sequence MKSGMKSLDSTGRCGPVSNQKAQKLMDDYFAAVKRIECANEEDGDGADMEVDGHEVEQQQYLNEKALYDVSSGAPRKHGRLAIAHGAVKYSDVRAAGRERSVRPSNSATTQNISREMEELRRANGRLEQENRDKDNALQQSNVLVGLVLATGSSHAASESDNNANDVCHTNEDLHAVNIGNNQGSDNNGDHASII from the exons ATGAAATCTGGCATGAAAAGCTTGGATAGCACTGGTAGATGTGGTCCAGTCAGTAACCAGAAAGCACAGAAACTCATG GATGACTACTTTGCTGCTGTTAAGAGGATAGAATGTGCAAACGAAGAGGATGGAGACGGTGCAGACATGGAAGTGGATGGGCATGAGGTTGAGCAACAACAATATTTAAATGAGAAGGCGCTATATGATGTGTCTAGTGGTGCCCCAAGAAAGCATGGGCGTCTTGCCATAGCACATGGTGCGGTCAAGTATTCAGATGTGAGGGCAGCCGGAAGGGAAAGAAGCGTCCGTCCATCAAATTCAGCGACTACGCAAAACATATCTCGTGAAATGGAAGAGCTACGTCGTGCAAATGGAAGGCTAGAACAAGAGAATCGTGACAAGGACAATGCACTGCAGCAAAGCAACGTTCTTGTAGGCTTGGTACTG GCAACTGGTTCTTCTCATGCTGCCTCAGAATCTGACAACAATGCTAATGATGTTTGCCACACCAATGAGGATCTCCATGCTGTAAACATTGGCAACAATCAAGGTTCCGACAACAATGGAGATCATGCATCGATAATCTGA